Proteins encoded in a region of the Podospora pseudopauciseta strain CBS 411.78 chromosome 6, whole genome shotgun sequence genome:
- a CDS encoding hypothetical protein (EggNog:ENOG503P2E0; COG:G; CAZy:GH24) — MKGSTIPLLFAGVTLTAAYPITGDVVNCRSGPGTSYSVVKQYTQGQDVTITCQTEGTNVNGVTIWDKTADGNCYVSDYYVQTGVNGYVTGRCSGACTAPKSNQATVDLIAEFEGFEPNVYIDPTGNPTVGYGHLCQQAGCAEVPYPIPLSQADGKRLLASDMARFEQCITAMITGATLNLNQYGALISWSFNMGCGAAQTSTLVARLNRGENVNTVLAQELPRWVYGGGVVLPGLVRRRNAEVALAQTAGSGPALPVQC, encoded by the exons ATGAAAGGCTCAACCATCCCCTTGCTTTTTGCCGGAGTGACGTTGACAGCAGCGTATCCCATCACCGGCGACGTTGTCAACTGTCGTTCCGGGCCGGGCACCAGCTACTCGGTCGTGAAACAATACACGCAGGGCCAAGATGTCACGATTACCTGCCAGACCGAAGGTACCAACGTCAACGGCGTCACCATCTGGGACAAAACAGCAGATGGCAACTGCTATGTGTCAGATTACTATGTGCAAACGGGGGTCAATGGTTATGTGACAGGGAGATGCAGCGGGGCTTGCACAGCTCCAAAGTCTAACCAGGCAACGGTGGATCTTATTGCCGAATTTGAAGGCTTTGAGCCCAATGTTT ACATCGATCCTACTGGAAATCCAACCGTCGGCTATGGCCACCTCTGTCAGCAAGCTGGCTGCGCTGAGGTGCCGTATCCAATCCCGCTCTCCCAGGCTGATGGTAAGAGGCTCTTGGCGAGCGACATGGCG CGTTTCGAGCAATGCATCACAGCCATGATTACAGGAGCCACACTCAACCTGAACCAGTACGGCGCCCTCATTAGCTGGTCCTTCAACATGGGCTGTGGCGCTGCCCAAACATCGACTCTGGTGGCAAGGCTCAACAGGGGCGAAAATGTCAACACTGTCCTGGCACAAGAGTTGCCAAGATGGGTGTATGGGGGCGGAGTGGTGCTTCCTGGGCTCGTGAGAAGGCGAAATGCAGAAGTCGCGCTTGCACAGACGGCAGGGAGTGGACCAGCGTTGCCAGTGCAGTGTTAG
- a CDS encoding hypothetical protein (COG:S; EggNog:ENOG503NYV3), with protein sequence MQPDRPSPSTTNVAHVNSYFNGASPAPEVQQSTQDSGATPLTPITEQPPQHVAPARPPSAPARSVAFRPLDRQQSAIQLRRLRPAALGSRLTPTMTHEPQTQAHDWEEDHATDVGRSGGRRRSSSEPQRPSMPRAIETVPPLSSVPESPSQSNAQQDGPPHTGRFHRALGRRRQTVLNPHQVSGGSGDDVYESRVVDFLDVIDPEVATLSSITNIQNSLFLPSLGKWVNRRPTYDLSQLPPMPGAFPPSKESIASAAAAVQGEQQGEHAGPRSPSLSSVLTSEPQYAILPNDASLQGWREEDVKLLNDYVRHMLHSRRSKIKQRFKAFGKYVRRPLGFLITLYATLITLFGLAWVLFLIGWVYVGDSEKQLYAIDIIDYVLVALFAIVGDGMAPFRAKDTYHMFFVARYHRKTWRRRERLALPELKDHNDLPIAEEHRIADDDLEAQQTQQRSSSTEKITKDKDEFVQVLSEKQQARLIHHQSKLAKSHTFFKPHETETHHAFPLRLLIAIVLLLDLHSLLQISLGAVTFGIPSHRRPVAATTTILCCSIVTNITAGLLITIGDRRTRKKDVLERLMRQEMTGEVIKKIEKKKEKERKQEEELKHEQETGEKPRKSLSLALPWKDTSGDEGTQTGHEKEKRARSLSVPRTKRKKEKEEVGRFSSEVESTQGGGSKGAQDTERLKMPGAFEED encoded by the exons ATGCAACCTGACaggccctccccctccaccaccaacgtcGCCCATGTCAACAGTTACTTCAACGGCGCCAGCCCGGCTCCAGAAGTCCAACAGTCGACACAGGACTCTGGTGCTACCCCTCTGACCCCAATTACAGagcaaccccctcaacatgTCGCCCCGGCCAGGCCCCCATCGGCACCGGCACGAAGCGTTGCCTTCCGACCTCTCGACCGTCAGCAATCAGCCATCCAACTCCGTCGTCTGCGACCGGCCGCCCTGGGATCCAGACTTACACCGACCATGACCCACGAGCCCCAGACGCAAGCACACGATTGGGAAGAGGACCATGCAACGGATGTGGGCAGGAGTGGTGGTCGACGACGGTCAAGCTCCGAACCGCAGAGACCATCCATGCCGAGGGCCATCGAAACAGTTCCCCCGTTATCATCGGTACCCGAGAGCCCCTCCCAGAGCAATGCGCAGCAGGATGGGCCACCACATACAGGGCGGTTCCACCGGGCCCTCGGTAGACGAAGACAGACTGTGCTGAATCCGCACCAAGTATCTGGCGGCTCAGGCGACGATGTGTATGAGTCGAGGGTTGTCGACTTTCTCGATGTCATTG ACCCCGAGGTGGCGACTCTATCATCCATAACCAACATTCAAAACTCGCTCTTCTTGCCTTCACTGGGAAAGTGGGTGAACCGACGGCCGACATATGACCTCTCCCAACTACCACCAATGCCTGGTGCCTTCCCGCCTTCCAAGGAAAGTATagcctctgctgctgccgctgtccAGGGAGAACAACAAGGAGAACACGCAGGGCCGCGCTCACCAAGCCTCTCATCTGTCCTGACCTCGGAACCCCAATACGCAATTCTGCCCAACGATGCTTCGCTTCAGggatggagggaggaggacgtcAAGTTGCTGAACGACTATGTCAGGCACATGCTGCATTCTCGACGATCAAAGATCAAACAGAGGTTCAAGGCGTTTGGAAAGTATGTTAGACGACCGCTGGGGTTCCTGATCACACTCTACGCCACTCTCATCACACTGTTTGGGCTTGCCTGGGTTCTCTTTTTGATCGGATGGGTGTACGTCGGGGACTCGGAAAAGCAGTTGTATGCGATTGAT ATTATCGACTATGTCCTCGTGGCCCTTTTCGCAATCGTTGGAGATGGTATGGCACCCTTCCGAGCCAAGGACACGTACCACATGTTTTTCGTTGCCAGATATCACCGAAAAACATGGAGGCGCCGCGAAAGATTAGCGTTGCCCGAGCTCAAGGATCACAACGATTTGCCCATTGCGGAAGAACACCGCATTGCAGACGATGATCTCGAAGCACAACAAACGCAACAGCGATCAAGCTCGACAGAAAAGATTACAAAAGACAAGGACGAGTTCGTCCAAGTCTTGTCAGAAAAGCAGCAAGCACGCCTGATTCATCACCAGTCAAAGCTCGCCAAGTCACACACGTTTTTCAAACCTCACGAGACGGAAACCCACCACGCATTTCCTTTGCGACTGCTTATTGCCATCGTCCTGTTGCTGGATTTGCATTCTTTGTTACAGATTTCTCTAGGCGCCGTAACTTTTGGCATTCCTTCCCACCGGAGACCTGTGGCGGCCACGACGACCATTCTATGCTGTTCCATCGTCACAAATATCACGGCCGGGCTCTTGATTACCATTGGTGACCgcaggacgaggaagaaggatgtCTTGGAGAGGTTAATGAGGCAGGAGATGACGGGCGAGGTGATCAAGAAGAtcgagaagaaaaaggaaaaggagagaaaacaggaagaggagctgaAGCATGAACAAGAGACAGGAGAAAAACCCAGGAAAAGTCTGAGTTTAGCATTGCCATGGAAAGACACTTCCGGGGACGAGGGAACGCAGACGGGCcacgagaaagaaaaacgaGCTAGGTCTCTGTCGGTTCCTCGAaccaagaggaagaaagaaaaagaagaagtggGGAGATTTAGCTCCGAAGTCGAAAGCACCCAGGGTGGAGGGAGCAAAGGCGCACAGGATACTGAAAGACTCAAGATGCCAGGGGCATTTGAAGAAGACTAA
- a CDS encoding hypothetical protein (EggNog:ENOG503NUM9; COG:P) — protein MALDQFTYVFVIGTFFALLDAFNNGANDVANAWATSVSSRSISYRQAMIFGTIFEMLGAITVGARTAETIKNGIIPHAAFQDNAGVQMLAFTCALAGASTWVMWCTRHSAHVSSTYSLVSAVAGVGVATVGAKQVQWGWNDGKGLGAIFSGLVMAPAISAAFGATIFMLIKLVVHLRKNPVPWAVYSSPFFFLIAGTVCTLSIVYKGSPNLGLNKKPGWYVAAVTMGTGAGVGILAAIFFVPFVDAKVIKKDHGVKWWMFIYGPLLFKRPEVAVMDRANVPNYAVVQEDSGDEEQPQALPSKSSPTPTESGSNPEKKLDQDPELGEAPVQLTYKEIQAQGERKLHAKLLKKRGPMGWAMRTLRDNPMGPGRIYEIHNIRMFLKRLPAMVVCGLLYGLHYDIHAAQSGIAGTPEGERMARVYAEAKKYPNEVEHTYSFVQILTACTASFAHGANDIGNSVGPWAVIYSAWSTGSAAASKAEVPIWQLAVLSATISVGLLTYGYNIMKVMGNKITYHSPSRGCSMEMGAAITVLVFSQYSLPVSTSMCITGATVGVGLCNGTLKAVNFQRVGLLMLSWIATIPIAGTIGGVLMGLFLNAPHF, from the exons TCTTTGGCACCATTTTCGAGATGTTGGGCGCCATCACCGTCGGCGCCCGCACGGCCGAGACCATCAAGAACGGCATTATCCCCCACGCTGCCTTCCAAGACAATGCCGGCGTGCAGATGCTCGCCTTTACCTGCGCCCTGGCTGGTGCGTCGACCTGGGTCATGTGGTGCACCCGACACTCGGCTCATGTCTCCTCGACATACTCTTTGGTCTCCGCGGTTGCCG GTGTGGGCGTTGCGACAGTCGGCGCAAAACAGGTGCAATGGGGCTGGAACGACGGCAAGGGCCTGGGTGCCATCTTCTCTGGGCTCGTCATGGCACCCGCCATCTCAGCCGCCTTTGGGGCCACCATTTTCATGCTCATCAAGCTGGTAGTGCACCTGAGAAAGAACCCCGTTCCATGGGCTGTGTACTCGtctccctttttcttcctgaTTGCCGGCACCGTTTGCACGCTGTCCATTGTCTACAAGGGATCCCCGAATCTGGGCTTGAACAAGAAACCCGGCTGGTACGTCGCGGCCGTTACCATGGGTACAGGTGCCGGCGTTGGGATACTGGCGGCCATTTTCTTTGTGCCGTTTGTTGATGCCAAGGTGATCAAGAAGGATCATGGAGTCAAGTGGTGGATGTTCATCTACGGGCCTTTGCTGTTCAAGAGACCAGAAGTTGCCGTCATGGACAGAGCCAACGTTCCAAATTACGCCGTTGTCCAGGAGGACTCGGGCGATGAGGAACAACCCCAGGCCCTTCCCTCCAAGTCCTCACCTACCCCAACGGAGAGCGGAAGCAAcccggagaagaagctggatcAGGACCCGGAGCTGGGGGAAGCCCCAGTTCAGTTGACGTACAAAGAGATCCAAGCCCAAGGGGAGCGGAAGCTACACGCCAAGTTGCTCAAGAAGAGGGGTCCCATGGGCTGGGCCATGCGCACCCTCCGCGACAACCCGATGGGACCAGGCCGGATATACGAGATTCACAACATCCGCATGTTCCTGAAACGCTTGCCGGCCATGGTTGTCTGTGGTCTATTGTATGGTCTTCACTACGACATCCATGCCGCTCAGTCGGGCATCGCAGGCACGCCCGAGGGTGAACGGATGGCCAGGGTGTacgccgaggccaagaagtATCCAAACGAGGTTGAGCACACATATAGCTTTGTCCAGATTCTGACGGCTTGCACGGCTTCATTTGCTCATGGCGCCAACGACATTGGAAACTCGGTTGGCCCTTGGGCTGTTATCTACTCTGCCTGGTCGACTGGGAGTGCCGCTGCCAGCAAAGCCGAGGTGCCAATTTGGCAGCTGGCTGTCTTGTCAGCAACCATCTCTGTGGGCTTGTTGACATATGGTTACAATATCATGAAGG TCATGGGCAACAAGATCACATATCACTCCCCAAGCAGGGGCTGCTCTATGGAGATGGGAGCCGCCATCACAGTACTCGTGTTCAGCCAGTACTCGCTTCCTGTATCAACGTCAATGTGCATCACTGGTGCCACCGTCGGAGTCGGGCTCTGCAATGGTACCCTCAAGGCCGTGAACTTTCAGCGGGTCGGCTTGCTGATGCTCTCCTGGATTGCGACAATTCCTATCGCCGGCACTATCGGTGGTGTCCTGATGGGCTTGTTCTTGAATGCCCCTCACTTTTAA